Proteins encoded by one window of Vampirovibrionales bacterium:
- a CDS encoding glycosyltransferase family 39 protein — protein sequence MTLAPSPPVLPTPAPAARAEWAPWVVPVVLLLACFACFFYGLGAYPLFDVDEPRYAEAARQMLVRNDWITPYFNGIVRFDKPPLFYWLVAMSYQALGISEFAARLISALCATLSVAGVYALVARFSSRRVALGAALTLASSLEFIALARMSITDMTLTLCLAATLGFAFLGVERNRRWLLAAGACAGLGLLAKGPVALALPGAITLLYCLITRQTMAILRSAWLWAGAGAALLIAAPWYVAATQQNGETFLRALYQHNFSRYTGSVAYHPQPWHFYLPVLAIGFLPWSLFLPVTIVALAQERHSLNASERRLALFASLWAGGTLAFFSMASTKLLTYILPMFPALAIVTTMGWPLALEARRRASLTSAATLTLLLGALSAAFILWPNRLLPKMADTMSSLARDPFAVAMALTLTASAALSLVWMLRRRPWQSHASLALGMALTTVLAIASVIPAVNQATQGAMLGFLAHVGSRPLASFEITRPSLTFYGRRAIPQIGKDDYAKLKSLYRQAADASPQGALYLITKRSLTPSLMPLIPPDARLSIVSQTPIYVLLSLSPTGAEKP from the coding sequence ATGACGCTTGCTCCTTCGCCACCTGTCCTGCCCACTCCTGCACCCGCCGCTCGCGCGGAATGGGCCCCTTGGGTAGTGCCTGTAGTCTTGTTGCTGGCTTGCTTCGCCTGCTTTTTTTATGGGCTCGGCGCGTATCCCCTGTTCGACGTCGACGAACCGCGCTACGCGGAAGCCGCCCGGCAAATGCTCGTTCGCAACGACTGGATTACGCCGTATTTCAACGGCATTGTTCGCTTCGACAAGCCGCCGCTTTTTTATTGGCTCGTCGCGATGAGTTATCAGGCGCTGGGCATTAGTGAATTCGCCGCGCGCCTGATTAGCGCGCTTTGCGCGACACTCTCCGTTGCGGGCGTTTATGCGCTGGTAGCTCGCTTCTCTTCTCGTCGGGTTGCGTTGGGAGCAGCTCTGACGCTGGCCAGCAGTCTGGAATTCATCGCGCTGGCGCGCATGTCCATTACGGATATGACCCTGACGCTTTGCCTGGCGGCGACGTTGGGCTTCGCTTTTCTCGGCGTTGAGCGGAATCGTCGCTGGCTGTTAGCCGCAGGCGCTTGCGCAGGCTTGGGATTACTGGCAAAAGGGCCGGTCGCGCTAGCGCTGCCGGGAGCCATTACGCTGCTTTATTGCCTGATCACGCGACAGACGATGGCCATCTTGCGCAGCGCCTGGCTGTGGGCTGGCGCAGGCGCGGCGCTCCTGATCGCGGCGCCGTGGTACGTTGCAGCAACGCAACAAAATGGCGAGACGTTTTTACGAGCGCTCTATCAGCATAATTTTTCGCGCTATACGGGCAGCGTCGCTTATCATCCCCAACCCTGGCATTTTTATCTGCCTGTCCTGGCAATTGGCTTTTTGCCATGGAGCCTGTTTTTACCGGTGACGATCGTCGCCTTAGCGCAGGAGCGGCATTCGCTCAACGCTTCGGAACGTCGCTTAGCGCTATTCGCCAGCCTGTGGGCGGGCGGGACGCTTGCGTTCTTCAGCATGGCGAGTACTAAACTGCTGACGTATATTTTGCCGATGTTTCCGGCGCTTGCGATCGTGACGACGATGGGGTGGCCGCTCGCGCTGGAGGCTCGACGTCGCGCGTCTCTGACGAGTGCGGCGACGCTGACGCTGTTACTAGGAGCGCTCAGCGCCGCGTTTATTCTGTGGCCGAACCGCCTGTTGCCCAAGATGGCCGATACCATGTCCTCGCTGGCGCGTGATCCGTTCGCCGTAGCCATGGCCCTCACGCTAACGGCAAGCGCAGCGCTCTCGCTCGTATGGATGTTGCGGCGACGTCCTTGGCAATCGCACGCCTCTCTGGCGCTAGGTATGGCGCTGACAACGGTTTTGGCGATTGCATCCGTGATTCCTGCCGTTAATCAGGCGACACAAGGGGCCATGCTCGGATTTTTGGCGCATGTGGGCTCTCGCCCCCTCGCCAGTTTTGAAATTACCCGACCCAGCCTGACGTTTTACGGGCGGCGCGCCATTCCGCAAATCGGTAAAGACGATTATGCTAAACTAAAGTCGCTTTACCGTCAGGCGGCGGACGCCTCACCCCAGGGCGCGCTCTATCTCATTACAAAACGTAGCTTAACCCCTTCTCTTATGCCCCTGATTCCGCCTGACGCGCGTCTGAGCATCGTTTCGCAAACGCCCATTTACGTGTTGCTTTCTCTGAGCCCGACAGGAGCCGAAAAGCCGTGA
- a CDS encoding flippase-like domain-containing protein, producing the protein MARTSVKTAIKIVLSIVLLGIALYYAGIQKTIGELSSSNLAYIPLGVAIYLLSQWLSSYRWQFLARRLEFHLPLRQFFDFYMLGMYFNLFLPGSIGGDVSRVYYLAKAQNRRKREALLTLLAERGVGMAALLLLTGALCLTPDAAPIPAWLRQSILLLCALMGGGYVALLIAPISRWAERIPKLGLLAQAQPYWRDFPLLAKSVALSLAVQGMMIGIQLMIAHALGITVQPLYLTAVYGIVTLVSVTPLFFNGIGVREGAYQWLLMKVGVSAHAAMAFGLYWFLISTLTSLCGAWTLFRGYYRAPAPAEAAS; encoded by the coding sequence ATGGCCCGTACGTCTGTCAAAACCGCTATTAAAATCGTTCTCAGTATCGTGCTGCTGGGCATTGCCCTGTATTACGCGGGCATCCAGAAAACCATCGGCGAGCTGTCGTCGTCCAACTTGGCGTATATCCCGCTCGGCGTCGCGATTTATTTGCTCAGCCAGTGGCTCAGCTCTTATCGCTGGCAGTTTTTAGCCAGACGGCTGGAATTTCATCTGCCACTGCGTCAATTTTTTGATTTTTACATGCTGGGGATGTATTTCAATCTGTTTTTACCCGGTTCCATTGGCGGGGACGTCAGTCGGGTTTACTATCTGGCCAAAGCCCAAAACCGGCGCAAGCGTGAAGCGCTCTTGACCCTTTTGGCAGAGCGAGGGGTCGGGATGGCGGCGCTCTTGCTGCTGACAGGCGCGCTGTGCCTGACGCCTGACGCTGCGCCGATTCCGGCATGGCTGCGCCAAAGCATTTTATTGCTGTGCGCACTCATGGGGGGCGGATATGTGGCATTGCTGATCGCGCCGATTTCCCGCTGGGCGGAGCGCATTCCCAAGCTGGGCTTGTTGGCGCAGGCGCAGCCCTATTGGCGCGATTTCCCGTTACTGGCAAAATCTGTCGCGCTGTCGTTGGCGGTACAAGGCATGATGATTGGCATTCAGCTGATGATCGCTCATGCGTTGGGGATTACGGTCCAACCGCTTTATCTGACGGCCGTCTATGGCATTGTGACGCTGGTCAGCGTCACTCCATTGTTCTTTAACGGCATCGGCGTTCGTGAAGGCGCGTATCAGTGGCTCCTCATGAAAGTCGGCGTTTCAGCGCACGCCGCGATGGCGTTTGGGCTGTACTGGTTTTTGATTTCAACGCTGACAAGCCTTTGCGGCGCGTGGACGCTGTTTCGCGGCTATTACCGCGCGCCCGCTCCCGCAGAAGCAGCCTCCTGA
- a CDS encoding glycosyltransferase family 2 protein — protein MDVSFIVPVYNEEENVVPLIQELYEAGLKLNRPFEMVLVDDGSRDRTVEKLRRLADSFPMLRVAVLKRNYGQTAATAAGFAHAKGRYIVTLDGDLQNDPADAPALIEMMETEDLDIISGWRKHRKDRALTRKLPSAIANWLIAKVTGVMIHDNGCSLKVYRSEIAKDVPLYGEMHRFIPALASIDGAVIKEVPVHHRERAHGTSKYGLSRTFKVLLDLLTVVLMKRFFTRPIHLFGRAGLVLLFLGALALGVLFAEKLLFGHDIGARPMLLMGAMLVLTGIQLISTGLIAEIQVRTYFESQRKPIYKVKEVIDGADTANPARLAEIAVR, from the coding sequence ATTGACGTCTCATTTATCGTACCGGTTTATAACGAAGAAGAGAACGTCGTTCCGCTGATTCAAGAGCTGTACGAGGCCGGGCTCAAACTGAATCGACCGTTTGAAATGGTTCTGGTGGATGACGGGTCGCGCGATCGCACCGTGGAAAAACTCCGGCGGCTTGCCGATAGCTTTCCCATGTTGCGAGTAGCCGTTCTCAAACGGAATTACGGGCAGACCGCGGCCACCGCTGCAGGCTTTGCGCATGCCAAAGGGCGCTATATCGTCACGCTGGATGGTGATTTGCAGAATGACCCGGCCGATGCGCCAGCGCTAATTGAGATGATGGAAACCGAGGATTTGGACATCATCAGTGGATGGCGTAAACATCGGAAAGACCGCGCTCTGACGCGAAAACTGCCGTCGGCCATCGCCAACTGGCTGATCGCTAAAGTCACCGGGGTGATGATTCACGACAACGGTTGCTCTTTGAAGGTCTATCGCTCTGAAATCGCCAAGGACGTGCCGCTCTACGGCGAGATGCACCGTTTTATTCCGGCGCTGGCCAGCATTGACGGGGCCGTGATTAAGGAAGTGCCGGTTCACCACCGTGAACGTGCGCACGGAACCAGCAAGTACGGCCTGTCTCGCACCTTTAAAGTGTTGCTCGATTTATTAACGGTCGTGCTCATGAAGCGCTTTTTCACGCGCCCCATTCACCTGTTTGGACGCGCGGGGCTGGTACTGCTGTTTCTGGGAGCGTTAGCGCTGGGCGTCCTTTTCGCTGAAAAGCTCTTATTTGGCCATGACATTGGCGCGCGCCCGATGCTATTAATGGGCGCCATGCTGGTATTGACGGGCATTCAGCTTATCAGCACTGGTCTGATTGCGGAAATTCAGGTGCGCACGTACTTTGAATCGCAACGAAAGCCTATTTACAAGGTGAAAGAAGTCATCGACGGCGCTGACACGGCCAACCCCGCACGATTGGCAGAGATCGCCGTTCGCTGA
- a CDS encoding FliI/YscN family ATPase gives MHEWSALLEKTSPYTPVGRVEKVIGLIIESCGPRARLGDRCDILTDNATQPVLPCEVVGFREGRVLLMPYGEMESLSPGARVLNTGAPFQAALGPQLLGRILDGLGNPLDDRFPLPQHHRASVTGTPPHPLRRKDIDERLAMGIRAIDGFTTIGRGQRIGIFSGSGVGKSTTLGMIARNSEADLSVIALIGERGREVRDFIDNCLGPEGLKRSVVIVATSEQPALLKIKAALVATAIAEYFRETGKNVLLMMDSLTRVAMALREVGLAVGEPPTSRGYTPSVFAFMPKLLERAGCSESGSITGLYTVLVEGDDFNEPVSDTVRGLLDGHILLTRELAEQNHFPAVDVLGSVSRLMVQIAEKDHQKAAGRLKDLLSTYRKAEDLINIGAYVKGASAKIDCAVSLKDDIDRLLRQGIHDNAPFDETVQGIQAIAARID, from the coding sequence ATGCATGAATGGTCCGCCCTTCTAGAGAAAACCAGTCCGTATACGCCCGTTGGACGGGTGGAGAAGGTGATCGGGCTGATTATCGAATCGTGCGGCCCACGAGCGCGCTTGGGCGATCGATGCGATATTCTTACGGACAATGCGACTCAGCCCGTATTGCCGTGCGAAGTGGTGGGATTCCGCGAGGGCCGCGTTTTACTGATGCCGTATGGCGAGATGGAAAGCCTGTCGCCGGGCGCGCGCGTCCTCAATACCGGCGCGCCGTTTCAGGCTGCTCTTGGACCGCAATTGCTGGGGCGCATTCTCGACGGGTTGGGGAATCCGCTGGATGACCGTTTTCCGCTGCCGCAGCACCATCGCGCCTCGGTGACGGGAACGCCGCCACACCCGTTACGCCGAAAAGATATTGATGAGCGTCTGGCCATGGGCATTCGCGCCATTGACGGCTTTACGACCATCGGCAGGGGGCAGCGTATCGGCATTTTTTCCGGCTCTGGAGTCGGCAAGAGTACAACCCTTGGGATGATCGCGCGTAACAGCGAAGCCGACCTCAGCGTGATTGCGCTCATCGGCGAGCGGGGCCGCGAGGTGCGCGACTTTATCGACAATTGCTTAGGCCCGGAAGGACTCAAGCGGTCCGTGGTAATTGTCGCCACTTCAGAACAACCTGCGCTGCTAAAAATCAAAGCCGCCTTGGTGGCAACAGCCATTGCAGAGTATTTTCGGGAAACCGGCAAAAACGTTCTGCTGATGATGGATTCGCTCACGCGGGTGGCCATGGCCTTGCGAGAAGTCGGCCTGGCGGTTGGCGAGCCTCCGACCAGTCGCGGCTATACGCCCAGCGTTTTCGCCTTCATGCCCAAGCTGTTAGAGCGCGCCGGTTGCTCGGAGAGCGGTTCGATTACGGGCCTTTACACCGTGCTTGTCGAAGGCGATGACTTTAATGAGCCTGTTTCCGATACGGTTCGCGGCTTGCTCGACGGCCATATTTTGCTGACGCGCGAACTGGCTGAGCAGAACCATTTCCCTGCGGTTGACGTGCTAGGCTCCGTCAGCCGTCTAATGGTGCAGATTGCCGAAAAAGACCATCAGAAAGCGGCCGGACGTCTCAAAGACCTGCTGTCTACCTACCGAAAGGCAGAAGATCTGATTAATATTGGCGCGTACGTCAAAGGGGCCAGCGCCAAAATTGATTGCGCGGTCTCGCTCAAAGACGATATTGACCGCCTCCTGCGCCAGGGCATTCACGATAATGCGCCGTTTGACGAGACGGTTCAAGGCATTCAGGCGATTGCCGCGCGCATTGACTAA
- the mtaB gene encoding tRNA (N(6)-L-threonylcarbamoyladenosine(37)-C(2))-methylthiotransferase MtaB — protein MTELVLDSLAEIAVTASPPERAVSFHTLGCKTNQLETSALANAFRARGWRVTSFDEPASVAVINTCTVTERADADSRRAIRRARLANPEARIVVTGCYAQVAPQAVSQLPGVDYVIGNNLKDRLLDILETVPRGDTPVTQVGDIDKSRMMAGAAACDVDRTRASLKIQDGCDFKCAYCIIWEARGKSRSLSVADILAQLQELEAFGYREVVLTGINIGQYEDLDAGLDLVGLLSRLVEAAGSARLRLTSLDPVEVSDGLIETIARSNGRICPHLHLSAQSLCDDVLKAMGRRHRASDVIVACQTIASQLPDAGLGADIIVGFPGETEAMFAQTAALIESLPWTYLHVFRYSRRPGTPAADWGDQLPESVKTARAEHLRSIIDAKNRRFRHRLIGKTFPALIEESGRCGMTDRYVKISLTPQTPAHEPNALISARVESVEDDITWATPVMLY, from the coding sequence ATGACCGAGCTTGTTTTAGACTCATTGGCCGAAATCGCCGTTACTGCGTCGCCGCCCGAGCGGGCGGTCTCTTTCCATACGCTGGGCTGTAAGACCAACCAGTTGGAAACCTCTGCTCTGGCCAATGCGTTTCGCGCGCGCGGTTGGCGCGTGACTTCTTTTGATGAACCCGCTTCTGTCGCCGTCATTAATACATGTACTGTTACCGAACGCGCGGACGCCGACTCGCGCCGCGCCATCCGACGCGCCAGACTGGCCAATCCGGAGGCGCGTATCGTCGTGACGGGGTGCTATGCGCAAGTCGCGCCGCAGGCCGTCAGCCAGTTGCCCGGCGTGGATTACGTCATTGGCAATAATCTTAAAGATCGTCTGCTCGATATTCTGGAAACCGTCCCGCGCGGTGACACGCCTGTGACGCAAGTCGGCGATATCGATAAAAGCCGGATGATGGCGGGAGCTGCGGCCTGTGATGTCGATCGCACCCGCGCCAGTCTGAAAATCCAGGACGGTTGCGACTTTAAGTGCGCCTATTGCATTATTTGGGAAGCGCGCGGTAAAAGCCGCAGCCTGAGCGTGGCCGACATTCTGGCGCAATTGCAGGAACTGGAAGCGTTCGGCTATCGAGAAGTGGTCTTGACCGGCATCAATATTGGACAATATGAAGACCTCGATGCGGGGCTTGATCTGGTTGGTTTGTTGTCACGTCTTGTCGAGGCCGCAGGGTCTGCGCGCCTGCGTCTCACGTCGCTGGATCCGGTCGAAGTCAGCGATGGGCTGATTGAGACGATTGCCCGCAGTAACGGACGAATCTGTCCACACCTTCACCTGTCGGCGCAAAGCTTGTGCGATGACGTCTTGAAGGCGATGGGTCGACGTCATCGCGCGTCTGACGTGATTGTCGCTTGTCAGACGATTGCAAGCCAATTGCCGGACGCCGGACTCGGCGCCGATATTATCGTGGGATTCCCCGGTGAAACCGAGGCGATGTTTGCGCAAACCGCCGCCTTGATTGAATCGCTGCCGTGGACGTATCTTCATGTCTTTCGGTATTCCCGGCGGCCCGGCACCCCGGCTGCTGACTGGGGCGATCAGCTCCCAGAGTCGGTGAAAACCGCGCGCGCCGAGCATTTGCGCTCGATTATCGACGCCAAAAATCGCCGATTCCGTCATCGCTTGATAGGCAAGACGTTTCCAGCGCTAATAGAAGAGTCCGGTCGTTGCGGCATGACCGATCGCTACGTCAAAATTTCCCTCACGCCTCAGACGCCCGCCCATGAGCCGAACGCGTTGATTTCAGCGCGTGTCGAGAGCGTCGAGGACGATATTACGTGGGCGACGCCGGTGATGCTATATTAG
- the fliG gene encoding flagellar motor switch protein FliG — MAESALHELSLSTMSNSQKVAALLIALGPKTASEIMKNISEETEVEHLALEIASMNKLSPELLNQVLNEFYALFQASGYLATGGVTYARTVLEAAYGPSQADKILERLVATLQTNPFDFFNNADPAQLATSFQNENPQLVALVLAYLKPDRAAAIMGDLPPEMQANVATRIADMDRTNPEVLREVERILESKFSSVVSADFSLAGGVESLAEILNRSDRATEKAILDNLEMRDPETAERVRELMFVFEDIIHLDDRSIQRVLREVETKDLALSLKGSNEDVKQKILRNMSERASAMLTDDMEYMGPVRARDVSEKQTYIVGVIRALEAAGEITVNRGGDEDEYIA, encoded by the coding sequence ATGGCAGAAAGCGCCCTCCACGAACTCTCACTGAGCACCATGAGCAACTCCCAAAAAGTTGCGGCGCTGCTGATTGCGCTTGGCCCCAAAACCGCCTCAGAGATTATGAAAAACATCTCTGAAGAAACCGAAGTGGAACATCTGGCGCTGGAAATTGCCTCCATGAACAAGCTCTCGCCAGAGCTGCTGAATCAGGTACTCAATGAATTTTACGCCCTGTTTCAGGCCAGTGGATATTTGGCGACAGGCGGCGTCACCTACGCCCGAACTGTGTTAGAAGCTGCCTACGGCCCCTCTCAGGCTGATAAAATTCTGGAGCGTCTGGTCGCAACGCTGCAAACCAATCCCTTTGATTTTTTCAACAACGCCGATCCCGCTCAATTAGCGACCTCTTTTCAGAACGAGAATCCACAACTGGTTGCGCTGGTGCTGGCCTATCTCAAGCCCGATCGCGCCGCCGCGATCATGGGCGATTTACCTCCCGAGATGCAGGCCAACGTGGCCACGCGCATCGCCGATATGGACCGTACCAACCCCGAAGTTCTGCGCGAAGTCGAGCGCATTCTGGAGAGTAAATTCTCGTCTGTCGTGTCGGCGGACTTCAGCCTCGCGGGTGGCGTCGAATCGCTCGCCGAGATTCTCAACCGCTCGGATCGCGCCACCGAGAAAGCCATTCTCGACAATCTGGAAATGCGCGACCCCGAAACAGCCGAGCGCGTTCGCGAACTCATGTTCGTCTTCGAGGATATTATTCATCTCGACGATCGCTCTATTCAGCGCGTGTTGCGCGAAGTGGAGACCAAAGATCTAGCACTCTCACTCAAAGGCTCCAACGAAGACGTCAAGCAAAAAATCCTCCGAAATATGTCCGAGCGCGCGTCTGCGATGCTCACCGACGATATGGAATACATGGGCCCGGTCCGCGCGCGCGACGTGTCCGAGAAGCAGACTTATATTGTCGGCGTTATTCGAGCATTGGAAGCTGCCGGCGAGATCACCGTCAATCGCGGGGGCGATGAGGATGAGTATATCGCCTAA
- the bioB gene encoding biotin synthase BioB, with protein sequence MTLAPPTIADIDACYRQPFLDLLFQAQEVHRAHHPRNVIQLATLSNIKSGNCGEDCGYCSQSARYDTGVAISGLPSEEEIREQARAAKSRGSSRFCMGAAWRTPPTRDFPKVLALVRAVADEGMEACVTLGMLNAEQARALKDAGLTAYNHNIDTAPSHYANVVTTRTMADRIETLGHVGDAGLQICCGGILGLGESVEQRIEFIETLCHLPHPPESVPINCLTPIAGTPLADQPPVDPIDLVRTVATTRIFLPGCKVRLSAGRAQLSDEAQALCFLAGANSIFAGEALLTTPNVEADQDARLLEKLGLQPAQPAGHQQTPVSAR encoded by the coding sequence ATGACGCTCGCCCCCCCCACGATTGCCGACATTGATGCCTGCTATCGCCAACCGTTTCTGGATTTGCTTTTCCAGGCCCAAGAGGTTCATCGCGCCCATCACCCGCGTAACGTGATTCAGTTGGCGACGCTTTCTAATATCAAATCGGGCAATTGCGGAGAAGATTGCGGCTATTGTTCGCAAAGCGCGCGCTACGACACAGGCGTCGCCATCAGCGGACTGCCCAGCGAAGAAGAAATTCGAGAGCAGGCGCGCGCGGCAAAATCACGCGGGTCAAGTCGATTTTGCATGGGAGCCGCCTGGCGCACGCCGCCAACGCGGGATTTTCCGAAGGTGCTGGCGCTGGTTCGCGCCGTTGCAGACGAAGGCATGGAAGCATGCGTGACGCTAGGCATGTTAAACGCCGAACAGGCGCGCGCCTTAAAAGACGCGGGTCTCACGGCTTATAACCACAACATCGACACGGCGCCCAGCCACTATGCCAATGTCGTTACCACGCGCACGATGGCCGATCGAATTGAGACGCTGGGCCACGTGGGCGATGCGGGGCTTCAGATTTGCTGCGGCGGGATTTTAGGGCTTGGCGAGAGCGTCGAGCAACGCATTGAGTTTATCGAGACGCTGTGCCACTTGCCTCATCCCCCCGAATCCGTTCCTATTAACTGCCTCACCCCGATTGCAGGCACCCCGCTCGCGGATCAGCCGCCGGTGGATCCCATCGATCTGGTGCGCACAGTCGCGACCACCCGGATTTTTCTGCCGGGGTGCAAAGTACGTCTCTCCGCAGGCCGCGCTCAGCTTTCCGACGAAGCGCAAGCCTTGTGTTTCCTGGCGGGGGCAAACTCGATTTTTGCGGGGGAGGCACTGCTCACAACCCCCAACGTCGAAGCAGATCAGGATGCCCGCCTCTTGGAAAAACTCGGTCTTCAGCCCGCCCAGCCTGCGGGGCATCAACAAACCCCGGTCAGCGCACGCTGA
- a CDS encoding NifU family protein produces the protein MTATAVDPEKVKQVLETVRPYLQADGGDVEFVDVTEQGVVRLRLQGACGSCPSSTYTLKMGIEEQLRQHVPGVTEVIAI, from the coding sequence ATGACCGCCACCGCCGTAGATCCCGAAAAAGTCAAACAGGTGTTGGAAACCGTCCGTCCGTATCTTCAAGCCGACGGCGGCGACGTAGAATTTGTCGATGTGACCGAGCAAGGCGTCGTCCGTTTGCGCCTGCAAGGGGCATGCGGCTCATGCCCCAGCTCTACGTATACCCTTAAAATGGGTATCGAAGAGCAATTGCGCCAGCATGTTCCCGGCGTCACGGAAGTCATTGCCATTTAG